Proteins from a genomic interval of Ramlibacter algicola:
- the infA gene encoding translation initiation factor IF-1 → MAKEELIEMRGRVEEVLPDSRYRVKLENGHELVAYSGGKMRKNHIRIIAGDYVTLELSPYDLNKGRIMFRHLPPRGSEGNPAIGGQRR, encoded by the coding sequence ATGGCCAAGGAAGAACTGATCGAAATGCGTGGTCGCGTCGAGGAAGTGCTCCCCGACTCCCGGTATCGCGTCAAGCTGGAAAACGGGCACGAGCTCGTGGCTTACAGCGGCGGCAAGATGCGCAAGAACCACATCCGCATCATCGCGGGCGATTACGTCACCCTCGAACTCTCGCCCTACGACCTGAACAAGGGCCGCATCATGTTCCGCCACCTGCCGCCGCGCGGCAGCGAAGGCAACCCCGCGATAGGCGGGCAGCGCCGCTAG
- a CDS encoding response regulator, producing the protein MLAAPIPDDEAQRLDDLRRLRVLDTPREDRFDRITRTARRQFGVPIALVSLIGADRQWFKSRQGLDEAETPRNVSFCGHAVLQEGAFIIPDAQADQRFADNPLVTGAPHVRFYAGMPLHGGNGHRVGTLCLIDRAPRTFSADDVAALADLASWAELELNLYSVRQATEVAHDREERLQAIVDNAGDAIVSLTPDGRVETSNPAARRLFGGDGGIGRHVSAWMAGDSREDLLAVMRNGAARSLSGLRQEITCRRDDGSTFPAEVTVTRMGTAAGSGYTLMLRDISDRKQVERMKNEFISTVSHELRTPLTSVRGSLGLVLGGAVGEIAPPAKALLDIAASNCDRLVRLVNDMLDIEKIESGNVRFELVPQPLLPLVKGAIAATEAFAASMGVRYALHEPGSDLRVVVDADRLTQVVVNLLSNAAKFSPAGGCVDVTLSVADARRARIGIGDRGRGIPADFRQRLFSRFGQADASDARARQGTGLGLAISKAIVERLGGSIGFEDRAGGGTEFFVELPLVGEPPRAQGRPGHVLVCEDDLDVARLVCMLLERAGMATDIARSAAEARARLAEHRYRALTLDLGLPDEDGFSLLRWLRARPQTASLPVVVLSARDAPDGTGASAFGALDWLAKPIDEARLLGAVRLALRSGESRRPQVLHVEDDADLAQVVRVMVGGSADTVHAPTLAQAREQLEARDFDLILLDMGLPDGHGSQLLASLPARNAATPVLIFSADEVTADVAAQVNDALVKSRTSSAQLVALLQRLMGVEPGHTEDA; encoded by the coding sequence ATGCTGGCCGCCCCCATCCCCGACGACGAAGCACAGCGCCTGGACGACCTGCGCCGCCTGCGGGTGCTGGACACCCCGCGCGAGGACCGCTTCGACCGCATCACGCGCACCGCGCGCCGGCAGTTCGGCGTGCCGATCGCGCTGGTCTCGCTGATCGGCGCCGACCGCCAGTGGTTCAAGTCGCGGCAGGGCCTCGACGAGGCCGAGACGCCGCGCAACGTGTCCTTCTGCGGCCATGCGGTGCTGCAGGAAGGCGCGTTCATCATCCCGGACGCCCAGGCCGACCAGCGTTTCGCCGACAACCCGCTCGTGACCGGGGCGCCGCACGTGCGGTTCTACGCCGGCATGCCGCTGCATGGCGGCAACGGCCACCGCGTGGGCACGTTGTGCCTGATCGACCGCGCGCCGCGCACGTTTTCCGCCGACGACGTCGCGGCGCTCGCCGACCTGGCGTCGTGGGCGGAGCTCGAGCTGAACCTGTACAGCGTGCGCCAGGCCACCGAGGTGGCGCACGACCGCGAGGAGCGTCTGCAGGCGATCGTGGACAACGCCGGCGATGCGATCGTCTCGCTCACGCCCGACGGCCGGGTCGAGACGTCCAACCCCGCCGCCCGGCGGCTGTTCGGCGGCGACGGCGGCATCGGCCGGCACGTGTCGGCCTGGATGGCCGGCGATTCGCGCGAGGACCTGCTGGCCGTCATGCGCAATGGCGCCGCTCGCAGCCTCTCCGGCCTGCGGCAGGAGATCACCTGCCGCCGCGACGACGGCAGCACCTTTCCCGCCGAAGTGACCGTCACGCGCATGGGCACGGCCGCCGGCAGTGGCTACACGCTGATGCTGCGCGACATCTCCGACCGCAAGCAGGTCGAGCGGATGAAGAACGAGTTCATCTCCACCGTGTCGCATGAACTGCGCACGCCGCTCACGTCGGTGCGCGGCTCGCTGGGGCTGGTCCTCGGCGGCGCGGTGGGCGAGATCGCGCCGCCGGCCAAGGCGCTGCTGGACATCGCCGCCAGCAACTGCGACCGGCTGGTGCGCCTGGTCAACGACATGCTGGACATCGAGAAGATCGAGTCGGGCAACGTGCGCTTCGAGCTGGTGCCGCAGCCGCTGCTGCCGCTGGTCAAGGGCGCGATCGCGGCCACCGAGGCGTTCGCGGCCAGCATGGGCGTGCGCTACGCGCTGCACGAACCCGGAAGCGACTTGCGCGTGGTGGTCGACGCGGATCGCCTGACGCAAGTCGTGGTGAACCTGCTGTCGAATGCGGCGAAGTTTTCGCCTGCGGGCGGCTGCGTCGACGTGACCTTGTCGGTGGCGGACGCGCGCCGCGCCCGCATCGGCATCGGCGACCGCGGCCGCGGCATCCCGGCGGACTTCCGCCAGCGCCTGTTCTCGCGCTTCGGCCAGGCCGATGCCTCCGATGCGAGGGCGCGGCAAGGGACCGGCCTGGGGCTGGCGATCTCCAAGGCGATCGTGGAGCGGCTGGGCGGCAGCATCGGCTTCGAGGACCGCGCCGGCGGCGGCACCGAGTTCTTCGTCGAACTGCCCCTGGTGGGCGAGCCGCCACGCGCGCAGGGGCGCCCGGGCCACGTGCTCGTGTGCGAGGACGACCTCGACGTCGCGCGGCTCGTGTGCATGCTGCTCGAACGCGCCGGCATGGCCACCGACATCGCGCGCAGCGCCGCCGAAGCGCGCGCACGCCTGGCCGAGCACCGCTACCGCGCGCTGACGCTGGACCTGGGCTTGCCCGACGAGGACGGCTTCTCGCTGCTGCGGTGGCTGCGCGCGCGGCCGCAGACCGCCAGCCTGCCGGTGGTGGTGCTGTCCGCGCGCGACGCGCCGGACGGCACCGGCGCGTCGGCGTTCGGCGCGCTGGACTGGCTCGCCAAGCCGATCGACGAAGCGCGCCTGCTCGGTGCGGTGCGGCTCGCTTTGCGCAGCGGCGAATCGCGCCGGCCGCAGGTGCTGCACGTCGAGGACGACGCCGACCTGGCGCAGGTCGTGCGCGTGATGGTGGGCGGGTCCGCCGACACCGTGCACGCGCCGACGCTCGCGCAAGCGCGCGAGCAACTGGAGGCACGCGACTTCGACCTGATCCTGCTGGACATGGGGCTGCCCGACGGCCACGGCTCGCAGTTGCTCGCGTCGCTGCCGGCCCGCAATGCGGCCACGCCGGTCTTGATCTTCTCGGCCGACGAGGTGACGGCCGACGTCGCCGCGCAAGTGAACGACGCGCTGGTCAAGTCGCGTACGTCGAGCGCGCAACTGGTGGCGCTGCTGCAGCGCCTGATGGGCGTCGAGCCCGGGCACACGGAGGATGCATGA
- a CDS encoding efflux transporter outer membrane subunit produces the protein MTTIRKTALAAAVLALAGCSFIPEYQRPDAPVPGAFPYASATEGTPAAALDWQAFFADARLKQLIGAALANNRDLRVALLNVEQARAQYDIRRADLYPTVGVGVNASRAPNPSNGEQSTSFQAGFSVSAWEIDLWGRLRALSEAAVDQFLATDEGRKAAQVTLVSSVANAWLSLVADEELLALTRQTLQTREESLRLVKLRFDNGVSSELDFRLAESLAYAARVSLAQQERQRALDLNTLGLLTGQTLPVDYGTGTTMAAITLPDVPAGLPSDVLVARPDVRQAENLLQAANANIGAARAAFLPRISLTASVGRASTQLSGLFDGGGKWAYTVAPSLLLPIFDFGRNEAGLQSARVQRDIAIAQYERSIQQAFKEVADALAGRATLTTQLAAQDRVAEAESVRMRLSQLRYDAGVASSLDLLDAQRSFFTARQAQIQTRLAGLQNQVLLYRALGGGWTETAAGAPASAPAK, from the coding sequence ATGACGACGATCCGCAAGACCGCGCTCGCCGCCGCCGTGCTGGCGCTGGCGGGCTGCTCCTTCATCCCCGAGTACCAGCGCCCCGACGCGCCCGTGCCCGGTGCCTTTCCGTACGCGTCCGCCACCGAAGGCACGCCGGCCGCGGCGCTGGACTGGCAGGCGTTCTTCGCCGATGCGCGCCTCAAACAGCTCATTGGGGCGGCGCTGGCCAACAACCGCGACCTGCGCGTCGCGTTGCTGAACGTCGAACAGGCGCGCGCGCAGTACGACATCCGCCGTGCCGACCTGTATCCCACCGTCGGCGTGGGCGTGAACGCCAGCCGCGCGCCCAACCCCAGCAACGGCGAACAGTCCACGAGCTTCCAGGCCGGCTTCTCGGTCAGCGCGTGGGAGATCGACCTGTGGGGCCGGCTGCGCGCGCTGAGCGAAGCGGCCGTCGACCAGTTCCTGGCCACCGACGAAGGCCGCAAGGCGGCGCAGGTCACGCTCGTGAGCTCGGTCGCGAACGCGTGGCTGTCGCTGGTCGCGGACGAAGAACTGCTCGCGCTGACGCGCCAGACGCTGCAGACGCGCGAGGAATCGCTGCGGCTGGTCAAGCTGCGGTTCGACAACGGCGTGTCGTCCGAGCTGGACTTCCGCCTGGCCGAATCACTGGCCTACGCCGCGCGCGTGTCGCTCGCGCAGCAGGAGCGCCAGCGCGCGCTCGACCTCAACACGCTGGGCCTGCTCACGGGCCAGACGCTGCCGGTGGACTACGGCACCGGCACGACCATGGCGGCGATCACGCTGCCCGACGTGCCTGCCGGCCTGCCGTCCGACGTGCTGGTTGCGCGGCCCGACGTGCGCCAGGCCGAGAACCTGCTGCAGGCCGCCAACGCCAACATCGGCGCCGCCCGCGCCGCGTTCCTGCCGCGCATCTCGCTCACCGCGAGCGTCGGCCGCGCCAGCACGCAGCTGAGCGGCCTGTTCGACGGCGGCGGCAAGTGGGCGTACACGGTGGCGCCGTCGCTGCTGCTGCCGATCTTCGACTTCGGCCGCAACGAAGCAGGCCTGCAGTCGGCGCGCGTGCAGCGCGACATCGCCATCGCGCAGTACGAGCGCTCGATCCAGCAGGCGTTCAAGGAAGTGGCCGACGCCCTCGCCGGCCGCGCGACGCTGACGACGCAACTGGCCGCGCAAGATCGCGTGGCCGAAGCCGAGTCGGTGCGCATGCGCCTCTCGCAACTGCGCTACGACGCCGGCGTCGCCAGCTCGCTCGACCTGCTCGATGCGCAGCGCTCGTTCTTCACCGCCCGCCAGGCCCAGATCCAGACCCGCCTGGCGGGCCTGCAGAACCAGGTACTGCTGTACCGGGCGCTGGGCGGTGGGTGGACGGAGACGGCTGCGGGTGCGCCGGCTTCGGCGCCGGCGAAGTAA
- a CDS encoding DUF3131 domain-containing protein, whose product MGTRAGTARQRSCAVHAGRRVGVAVLKRRTLLAAAPLSSLLAGCGVVGRPASAPGAPKLQASPVAGLSAQEFQWARTAWRYVENNTDFETGLVGGLDRSVAFTAANAGDALAAILAAHELKVIDAHEFDLRSSRLLGFLATMDLSQGQLPNKAYSAATRKMIGFDGRPADIGWSATDVGRLLLWLRIVGQRHARFQEYVDKVVVRWTFCKAIDDCGKLTGSGVDGAGHLYTYPEGRLGDEQLAAAGYAAWGFDTRASSALPALAAVNMEGLALRYDARDPRTSGAQAPVLTMPYVLTGVELGWGDRMAPLRELAQQVHQVQEGRWRREKQLTARTAYQLTEAPYVVLDSVYASGYPWNTIGTDGKEHEKLAQVSTKAAFGLWALWPGEYTAALLENVRHLYDVDRGWYEGRFEQGGAPNTTISLTTNAQVLEMLLFKATGGPLLPKVQRAGFFDVATQDRFNRQGRCWPAERAACKPG is encoded by the coding sequence ATGGGAACGCGCGCAGGCACCGCGCGGCAACGGTCCTGCGCCGTGCACGCGGGCCGGCGCGTCGGGGTCGCCGTGCTGAAGCGGCGCACGCTGCTCGCGGCCGCGCCCTTGTCGTCGCTGCTGGCCGGTTGCGGTGTCGTCGGTCGGCCTGCATCTGCGCCGGGAGCGCCGAAGCTGCAGGCGAGCCCGGTCGCGGGGTTGTCGGCGCAGGAATTCCAGTGGGCGCGCACCGCGTGGCGCTACGTCGAGAACAACACGGACTTCGAGACCGGGCTCGTGGGCGGCCTCGATCGCTCGGTCGCTTTCACGGCCGCCAACGCGGGTGACGCGCTGGCGGCGATCCTCGCCGCGCACGAACTGAAAGTCATCGACGCCCACGAGTTCGACCTGCGGTCGTCGCGGCTGCTCGGCTTCCTGGCGACGATGGACCTGTCGCAGGGCCAGCTGCCGAACAAGGCGTACAGCGCCGCGACCCGCAAGATGATCGGCTTCGACGGGCGGCCGGCGGACATCGGCTGGTCCGCCACCGATGTCGGCCGGCTGCTCCTCTGGCTGCGCATCGTCGGCCAGCGCCATGCGCGCTTCCAGGAGTACGTCGACAAGGTCGTCGTGCGCTGGACCTTCTGCAAGGCGATCGACGACTGCGGCAAGCTCACGGGCAGCGGTGTCGACGGGGCTGGCCATCTCTACACGTACCCCGAAGGCCGCCTCGGCGATGAGCAACTCGCCGCTGCAGGCTATGCGGCCTGGGGCTTCGACACGCGCGCGTCGTCCGCGTTGCCCGCGCTGGCGGCGGTGAACATGGAAGGCCTCGCGCTGCGCTACGACGCCCGCGACCCGCGAACGAGCGGGGCGCAGGCGCCGGTGCTGACGATGCCGTACGTGCTGACCGGCGTGGAGCTTGGGTGGGGCGATCGCATGGCGCCGCTGCGCGAGCTGGCGCAGCAGGTCCACCAGGTGCAGGAGGGGCGCTGGCGACGCGAAAAGCAGCTCACCGCGCGCACTGCCTACCAGCTAACGGAGGCGCCGTACGTGGTGCTCGATTCGGTGTACGCGTCGGGCTATCCGTGGAACACCATCGGTACCGACGGCAAGGAGCACGAGAAGCTGGCCCAGGTGTCGACCAAGGCGGCGTTCGGCCTGTGGGCGTTGTGGCCCGGCGAGTACACGGCGGCGCTGCTGGAGAACGTGCGGCACCTGTACGACGTCGACCGCGGCTGGTACGAGGGCCGCTTCGAGCAGGGCGGCGCGCCGAACACCACGATCTCGCTCACGACGAACGCGCAGGTGCTGGAGATGCTCCTGTTCAAGGCCACGGGCGGCCCACTGCTGCCGAAGGTGCAGCGCGCGGGCTTCTTCGACGTGGCGACCCAGGACCGCTTCAACCGCCAGGGCCGCTGCTGGCCTGCCGAGCGCGCGGCCTGCAAACCGGGCTGA
- a CDS encoding aldo/keto reductase, producing the protein MQLKPLGRSPLQVSPLCFGGNVFGWTADEKTSFSLLDAWLDAGFNFVDTADVYSRWVPGHTGGESETVIGKWFKQSGKRDKVVLATKVGMDMGDGKVGLKAAYIKQAVEDSLRRLQTDRIDLYQAHKDDEATPLDETLEAFASLIKQGKVRAIGASNYSAARLAEALETSQRLGLPRYETLQPLYNLYDRAVFEQDLQPLCEREQVGVINFYALAAGFLTGKYRSEADAAKSARGANTTKKYLNDRGLKILGALDEAAKRMGATPGQVAVAWVMSRPTVVAPIASATSLEQLQDLVRASQLRLDGDTLALLERASSEA; encoded by the coding sequence ATGCAACTCAAACCGCTTGGCCGCTCGCCCCTCCAGGTTTCGCCGCTCTGCTTTGGCGGCAACGTGTTTGGCTGGACGGCCGACGAGAAGACCTCCTTCTCGCTCCTCGATGCCTGGCTCGACGCGGGCTTCAACTTCGTGGACACGGCGGACGTCTACTCGCGCTGGGTGCCGGGGCACACCGGAGGGGAGAGCGAGACGGTCATCGGCAAGTGGTTCAAGCAGTCCGGCAAGCGCGACAAGGTCGTGCTGGCCACCAAGGTCGGCATGGACATGGGCGACGGCAAGGTCGGCCTGAAGGCGGCGTACATCAAGCAGGCGGTCGAGGATTCGCTGCGGCGCCTGCAGACGGACCGCATCGACCTCTACCAGGCGCACAAGGACGACGAGGCGACGCCGCTGGACGAGACGCTGGAGGCGTTCGCGTCGCTCATCAAGCAGGGCAAGGTGCGGGCGATCGGCGCGTCCAACTACAGCGCCGCGCGCTTGGCGGAAGCACTGGAGACCAGCCAGCGCCTGGGCCTGCCGCGCTACGAGACGCTGCAGCCGCTCTACAACCTGTACGACCGCGCCGTTTTCGAGCAGGACCTGCAGCCGCTGTGCGAGCGCGAGCAGGTCGGCGTCATCAACTTCTACGCCCTGGCGGCCGGGTTCCTGACCGGCAAGTACCGCAGCGAAGCGGACGCCGCCAAGAGCGCGCGCGGCGCGAACACGACCAAGAAGTACCTCAACGACCGCGGGCTGAAAATCCTGGGCGCGCTGGATGAGGCCGCCAAGCGCATGGGCGCCACGCCCGGCCAGGTGGCGGTCGCCTGGGTGATGTCGCGCCCCACCGTGGTGGCGCCGATCGCCAGCGCGACGTCCCTGGAGCAGCTGCAGGACCTGGTCCGGGCCTCGCAGTTGCGGCTGGATGGGGACACCCTGGCGTTGCTGGAGCGCGCCAGTTCGGAGGCGTAG
- a CDS encoding efflux RND transporter periplasmic adaptor subunit, with translation MAELRPRLAFALPVLLTLVLAACGKDDKAAAAGGAPGGGMPPPEVGVVTVRPGDVGLVTELPGRLEASRVAQVRARAAGIVQQRLFREGSDVKAGQPLFRIDPSTLQAAEATAKATLARAQANLGQAKALAERYKPLVEANAISKQEYANAVASAQAAEAEVAAAQAGVKTAQINLNYALVTAPISGRIGRALVTEGALVGQGEATPLALIQQVHPLYVNISQSSTEVLNLRRAVAEGRLKRAGDGATAKVILEDNSEYPQPARVLFSDLQVDPTSGQVQLRAEVPNPQGFLLPGMYVRVRLEQAKASNAILLPQQSVTRSNQGDTVLVVDAQGKVAPRQVKVNGEQEGSWIVTEGLKAGEQVVVDGTMKLQMLPPGTPVKPVPWNNGAPAAAGAKPASAPASGAKPAGSAAKS, from the coding sequence ATGGCCGAACTGCGCCCGCGCCTAGCCTTTGCCCTGCCCGTCCTCCTGACACTCGTCCTCGCCGCCTGCGGCAAGGACGACAAAGCCGCCGCTGCCGGCGGTGCACCAGGCGGGGGCATGCCGCCCCCTGAAGTGGGCGTGGTCACCGTACGTCCGGGCGACGTCGGTCTCGTGACGGAGCTGCCAGGCCGGCTCGAAGCGTCGCGCGTGGCGCAGGTGCGTGCGCGTGCCGCCGGCATCGTGCAGCAGCGGCTCTTCCGCGAAGGCAGCGACGTCAAGGCGGGCCAGCCGCTGTTCCGCATCGATCCGTCGACGCTGCAGGCGGCCGAGGCCACCGCCAAGGCCACGCTGGCGCGCGCGCAGGCGAACCTGGGCCAGGCCAAGGCGCTGGCCGAACGTTACAAGCCGCTGGTGGAAGCCAACGCCATCAGCAAGCAGGAATACGCCAACGCCGTCGCCTCCGCGCAGGCGGCCGAAGCCGAAGTCGCCGCCGCGCAGGCCGGGGTGAAGACGGCGCAGATCAACCTCAATTACGCCCTCGTCACCGCGCCGATCTCCGGCCGCATCGGCCGCGCGCTGGTGACCGAAGGCGCGCTGGTGGGCCAAGGCGAGGCGACGCCACTGGCGCTGATCCAGCAGGTCCATCCGCTGTACGTGAACATCAGCCAGTCGTCCACCGAAGTGCTCAACCTGCGCCGCGCGGTGGCCGAAGGCCGCCTGAAGCGCGCTGGCGACGGCGCGACCGCGAAGGTGATCCTGGAAGACAACAGCGAGTACCCGCAACCGGCGCGCGTGCTGTTCTCCGACCTGCAGGTCGACCCGACCAGCGGGCAGGTGCAACTGCGCGCCGAAGTGCCGAACCCGCAAGGCTTCCTGCTGCCCGGCATGTACGTGCGCGTGCGGCTCGAGCAGGCCAAGGCCAGCAACGCCATCCTGCTGCCGCAGCAGTCCGTGACCCGGTCCAACCAGGGCGACACGGTCCTGGTGGTGGACGCGCAGGGCAAGGTCGCGCCGCGCCAGGTGAAGGTCAACGGCGAGCAGGAAGGCAGCTGGATCGTCACGGAAGGCCTGAAGGCCGGCGAGCAGGTCGTCGTCGACGGCACCATGAAGCTGCAGATGCTGCCGCCCGGCACGCCGGTCAAGCCCGTGCCGTGGAACAACGGCGCGCCCGCCGCGGCCGGTGCCAAGCCCGCGTCCGCTCCCGCCTCCGGCGCCAAGCCGGCCGGCTCCGCCGCCAAGTCCTGA
- a CDS encoding efflux RND transporter permease subunit, translating into MSKFFIDRPIFAWVIALFLLVVGAVSITKLPIAQYPPVAPPTIVVTAVYPGASASTLEESVISVIEQEINGSPGLLYMESVTQANGAGSITLSFEPGTNPDLAQVDVQNRLSRATPRLPQAVTQQGVRVEKARGNFLLFTILSSDDPNVTPVDLGDYASRNVLPEIQRIPGVGQAQLFGTEAAMRIWIDPEKLVGLNLSPADVNAAIRSQNAQVSAGTIGDLPIVRGQQISATVVVRGQLSTPEQFGNIVLRANTDGSVVRLKDVARVELNAQSFASSARLNGKPSTGIGVQLSPTGNALQTADAVRKRMGELAQFFPAGMKWDIPYDSSRFVRISIKQVVETLVEAVVLVFLVMFLFLQNWRYTLIPTLVVPVALLGTFGALLALGFSINVLTMFGMVLVIGIVVDDAIVVVENVERIMSEEGLPPREATRKAMSQIQGAIIGVTVVLISVFVPLAFFAGSTGNIYRQFSAVMVASIGFSAFMALSLTPALCATLLKQVEAGHHVEKGGFFGAFNRVFRTGAKRYEGLVARLLRRAARWLILYAVIGGVAAFLYTRLPTSFLPQEDQGYLIVNVQLPPGATLERTTKVMEQVEGFILNQPEVQSMVGVLGFSFSGQGQNAGLAFVTLKPWDERKGEEHSAQAIAGRAFGGLSAVRDAFIFPLSPPPIPELGTASGFAFRLQDRGGNGHEALVAARNQLLGMAGQSKVLTQVRPEGLEDAPQLQVDIDRDRAQAQGVSFDAINATLATALGSAYVNDFPNKGRLQRVVVQADAPARMQPDDLLRLNVLNAQGKPVPLSAFASTHWVSGAMQTVRYNGYPAMRISGSAAPGYSSGAALSEMEALAAKLPPGFAFEWTGQSREEKLAGSQALVLYGFAILAVFLALAALYESWSIPLAVILVVPLGVLGVLLATLLRGYSNDVYFQVGLITIIGIAAKNAILIIEFAKDLQAQGKPVVEAALEAAHLRFRPIIMTSMAFGLGVLPLAIASGAGSASQRAIGSGVLGGMLTGTALAVFFVPIFFVVVRTIFKGSDRQRKLYTHEFGQHELPPGATRGDQV; encoded by the coding sequence ATGTCGAAGTTCTTCATCGACCGGCCCATCTTCGCGTGGGTCATCGCCCTGTTCCTGCTGGTGGTCGGCGCCGTGTCGATCACCAAGCTGCCGATCGCGCAGTACCCGCCGGTGGCGCCGCCCACCATCGTGGTCACCGCGGTCTACCCCGGCGCGTCCGCCAGCACGCTCGAGGAGAGCGTGATCTCCGTCATCGAGCAGGAGATCAACGGCTCGCCCGGCCTGCTCTACATGGAATCCGTGACGCAGGCCAACGGCGCGGGCTCCATCACCCTCAGCTTCGAGCCGGGCACCAACCCCGACCTGGCGCAGGTGGACGTGCAGAACCGGCTGTCGCGTGCCACGCCGCGCCTGCCGCAGGCCGTGACGCAGCAGGGCGTGCGCGTCGAGAAGGCGCGCGGCAACTTCCTGCTGTTCACCATCCTGTCGTCGGACGACCCCAACGTCACGCCGGTGGACCTGGGCGACTACGCGTCGCGCAACGTGCTGCCGGAAATCCAGCGCATTCCCGGCGTCGGCCAGGCGCAGCTGTTCGGCACCGAAGCCGCCATGCGCATCTGGATCGACCCGGAAAAGCTGGTCGGCCTGAACCTGTCACCCGCCGACGTCAACGCCGCCATCCGCTCGCAGAACGCGCAGGTGTCCGCCGGCACCATCGGCGACCTGCCCATCGTGCGCGGCCAGCAGATCTCGGCCACCGTCGTGGTGCGCGGCCAGCTGTCCACGCCCGAGCAGTTCGGCAACATCGTGCTGCGCGCCAACACCGACGGCTCCGTCGTGCGGCTCAAGGACGTCGCCCGGGTCGAACTCAACGCGCAGTCCTTCGCCAGTTCGGCCCGCCTCAACGGCAAGCCGTCCACCGGCATCGGCGTGCAGCTGTCCCCCACGGGCAACGCGCTGCAGACCGCCGATGCCGTGCGCAAGCGCATGGGCGAGCTGGCCCAGTTCTTCCCCGCCGGGATGAAGTGGGACATCCCGTACGACAGCTCCCGCTTCGTGCGCATCTCGATCAAGCAGGTGGTCGAGACGCTGGTCGAGGCCGTGGTGCTGGTGTTCCTGGTGATGTTCCTGTTCCTGCAGAACTGGCGCTACACCCTGATCCCGACGCTCGTCGTGCCGGTCGCCCTGCTGGGCACGTTCGGCGCGCTGCTGGCGCTGGGCTTCTCGATCAACGTGCTGACCATGTTCGGCATGGTGCTGGTGATCGGCATCGTGGTGGACGATGCGATCGTGGTGGTCGAGAACGTCGAGCGCATCATGAGCGAGGAAGGCCTGCCGCCGCGTGAAGCGACCCGCAAGGCGATGTCGCAGATCCAGGGCGCCATCATCGGCGTGACGGTGGTGCTGATCTCGGTGTTCGTGCCGCTGGCGTTCTTCGCCGGCTCCACCGGCAACATCTACCGCCAGTTCTCCGCCGTGATGGTGGCGTCGATCGGCTTTTCCGCCTTCATGGCGCTGTCGCTCACGCCGGCGCTGTGCGCGACGCTGCTCAAGCAGGTCGAGGCCGGCCACCACGTCGAGAAGGGCGGCTTCTTCGGCGCGTTCAACCGGGTGTTCCGCACCGGTGCCAAGCGCTACGAAGGCCTGGTGGCGCGCCTGCTGCGCCGGGCCGCCCGCTGGCTGATCCTGTATGCGGTCATCGGCGGCGTGGCCGCGTTCCTGTACACGCGCCTGCCGACCTCGTTCCTGCCGCAGGAAGACCAGGGCTACCTGATCGTCAACGTGCAGCTGCCGCCGGGGGCGACGCTGGAACGCACGACCAAGGTGATGGAACAGGTCGAAGGCTTCATCCTCAACCAGCCCGAAGTGCAGAGCATGGTCGGGGTGCTGGGCTTCTCGTTCTCCGGCCAGGGCCAGAACGCGGGCCTGGCGTTCGTCACGCTCAAGCCGTGGGACGAGCGCAAGGGCGAGGAGCACTCGGCGCAGGCCATCGCCGGCCGCGCGTTCGGCGGCCTGTCCGCCGTGCGCGATGCGTTCATCTTCCCGCTGTCGCCACCGCCGATCCCCGAACTGGGGACTGCGTCGGGCTTCGCCTTCCGCCTGCAGGACCGCGGCGGCAACGGGCACGAGGCACTGGTGGCCGCGCGCAACCAGCTGCTGGGCATGGCGGGCCAGAGCAAGGTGCTGACCCAGGTGCGCCCCGAGGGGCTCGAGGACGCGCCGCAGCTGCAGGTCGACATCGATCGCGACCGCGCGCAGGCGCAGGGCGTCAGCTTCGACGCGATCAACGCGACGCTCGCCACCGCGCTCGGCTCGGCCTACGTCAACGACTTCCCGAACAAGGGGCGCCTGCAACGCGTGGTCGTGCAGGCCGACGCGCCGGCGCGCATGCAGCCGGACGACCTGCTGCGGCTGAACGTGCTGAACGCCCAGGGCAAGCCGGTGCCGCTGTCGGCGTTCGCCAGCACGCACTGGGTGAGCGGCGCCATGCAGACGGTGCGCTACAACGGCTACCCCGCCATGCGCATCTCGGGCTCGGCCGCGCCGGGCTACAGCAGCGGCGCGGCGCTGTCCGAAATGGAGGCGCTGGCCGCCAAGCTGCCCCCGGGGTTCGCGTTCGAGTGGACCGGCCAGTCGCGCGAGGAAAAGCTCGCCGGCTCGCAGGCGCTGGTCCTGTACGGCTTCGCCATCCTTGCCGTGTTCCTCGCGCTCGCCGCGCTGTACGAGAGCTGGTCGATCCCGCTGGCGGTGATCCTGGTGGTGCCGCTGGGCGTGCTGGGCGTGCTGCTGGCGACGCTGCTGCGTGGCTACTCGAACGACGTCTACTTCCAGGTGGGCCTGATCACCATCATCGGCATCGCGGCCAAGAACGCCATCCTGATCATCGAGTTCGCCAAGGACCTGCAGGCCCAGGGCAAGCCGGTGGTCGAGGCGGCGCTGGAAGCCGCGCACCTGCGGTTCCGCCCGATCATCATGACCTCGATGGCGTTCGGCCTCGGCGTCCTGCCGCTGGCCATCGCCAGTGGTGCCGGCTCCGCCAGCCAGCGGGCCATCGGCAGCGGCGTGCTCGGCGGCATGCTCACCGGCACCGCGCTCGCGGTGTTCTTCGTGCCGATCTTCTTCGTCGTGGTGCGCACCATCTTCAAGGGCAGCGACCGCCAGCGGAAGCTGTACACGCACGAATTCGGGCAGCACGAACTTCCCCCCGGCGCGACGAGGGGGGACCAGGTATGA